The Paenibacillus sp. FSL W8-0426 region AGGATATGGTGGATGCGGCCATCGCGTTCATCGAAATCCTTTCTCCTCACTCGCATGGTATCTATCTTCCATATCACGTGTCACGATTCAAACGTACTGATTATGTGGAGTACAACGGAGAGTATTGAAATGAAGAGTTCGGTTAAATAAAATACTGAAAAAAGCGGGAAGGGACTTCGATGAACGAAGAGGCTGTACTTGAGCTGTACGGATTGGACCCTGATCCTGCGTACCGGGAACCGATCCGTCAGTTGTTGGAGCGCGAGATTGAACATATGGCGGCTGAGGATCACGAGCTGCTGCGAACGTTGTGCGTTATGCTGTTTTGTATCGGGCAAGTGGAGGACACGCAAATGATATGGCAAGCCAAGCGAAAAAATCAGGATGCCGCCAGTTACATCGATGTTCAATTGTTATGTGGAGCTGGATATCAGGCAACGGTGGACTATCTTGAGCGACATGACGATCCTCAGGCGAAAAAGGAACTCCAGTATCTTAAAGAATGCGAACCTTTTGATTTCATCGACTTTTCCAAGGAAGAGTGGGTGCAAGGGTATAAGCAATATTACGGCGTCACGTAATTTTGATAGCATATTTCGCAGGGAGAGAGACACAAATGGGGAATTTTAAGAGCGATGGATAAGTTAACTGCCGAGTTTCAGATGGCAACCAAGGAGGCATTCCACCATGTTTCCAAACACAAGCGTGTGCGAAAGCCTGTCGTGGAGTGGTCGCTTCGGCTGTACATTAACGGTATGAAGCTGAGTGAGGACGAGGTTTTTGTCCAAGCGGAATTTTTCCGCTCGTTGTTGAAGCCTGGGAAGTATCCCATGTTTACCTGCACTTGCGGTATCTTTGGCTGTGGAGGATATTACGTCGACGTGCTGCATGAGGAAACAGGGATCAGGTGGATTACAGAAGAGGCTCCTTTTGAAGACAAAACACTTCCTCACTCCCACAGGTTTTCCTTTTCCAGAGATGACATGATCCGCTTCGCAGAAGATTTGCTGCATGGTTATGAGCAATTGGATCGGTTGATGGCGTCCGTCAACCTGAAGTTCATGGATGACTTGGAGACATATCGCCAAACCGTTCATTTTCTAAAAAAAGGTGATTGAGATGACGCAGCAAGATGGAGCCGATTCACGGACTGTGCCTGAAACCGGAAGGGGATGGAACCAGGTAGTATATGTGCGCTGGCGAGTATTCGGATGTGGATAACTTCTTTTTGATCAATTTTTACTTTGGGGTGAATACCCGATTTTATCATAACGCTGCGTCATTCAGGTGGAATTTTCTCGCCTGTGGCGCAGCTTTTTTGTTGAAACGAAACAGAGGCGCGGGGCGTTTTCTTTATATCCGCTCAGGCGGTTCGCAAAATGGGAGAGATCGGTTATGATAGATTTGTTGTGTTTTTCCAACATATCCATATTCATCATAAGCGCGTGCTGATTTCATTCCTGAGGAGGAAACGAATGGACGCCATTTTCTTGGACTTCTACGGTACGGTCGTGCATGAAGATGATCATATTCTTCCATCGATCTATGAGCAGGTGCGGGCGGCGGCAGGTGTGGACTGTACAACGCACGACATCGGGAGCTATTGGTGGCAGGCCTTTTCGCGAATGTTCCACGATAGCCATGGCAGCCGTTTCGTATCGCAAAGGGAACTGAATGTACGGTCTTTGGCGGAAACGCTCAGGCACTTTCAAGCAGACCTGCAACCACGGGAATTGAATCGCGAGCAATTGGCGCATTGGCGGCGCCCCGGCATTTTTGCCGACTCGATTCCCTTCCTGAAGGCCGTACCGCTGCCGGTATATTTTTTGTCCAATATCGATACGGACGACATTATGGCATCGATGGCACATCACGGATTGAACTCAGGAGGAGTCATCACGAGTGAAGACGTTCGTGCCTACAAACCAAGACCGGAGATGTTTCAAGAAGCACTCGCCCGGTACGGACTGCAGCCTGAGCGGGTTATACATGTAGGCGATTCTTTGGTCAGCGACGTGTATGGTGCGCAGAGCGTCGGTATTCGGGCCGTTTGGTTGAACCGGAACAGCAGACCTTTAAAAGGAGATTGTATCCCAGATAACGAATGCAGCGATCTGATGCAGGTCCTGGATTTGCTATGAAGGTTGATTTTGGGGAAGGTACTGCACTCGTAGTGGTCTTGTGTGATTGATTATTGCGGTTTATATAGAAAAGAGGTGCGCGATGAGGTGAACGAAGTGGATCTGTTTCAACTTGTAAACAACGTGCAGGACGAGTCGTCCTTTCTACAATTTATGCTGGCGTTAAGTCGTGATCGGCAGGATAGAGCCGATGAATGGCAGAACGATGATATCGCTTCTTTTGCGGAATCGGCAGCGAGATGGGGGGCAGCGTCCAGCGAAGGATTGCCATTTTATGAAAAGCCGGACAACGCATGGAAGCGATGTGCCCAGATTTTGTACATGGGCAAAATTTATGAATGACAGGGAGTGCAAGTCAGCGTGGAACAACAAGACAATACGATTCGGATTCATATTACGGAAGAGGATTACTGGCATCTGAACAAAACAGCGATCCTCAAAATGTACGGCATCGGCATGCTCATCGCGGTGGTGGCGCTACCGATCCTTATGACGGTCATCTTTATGCAAATGGGGCGCTCCTTGACGTATAGTATTATTGCTTCATTGTTGTTAAGTGCATTTGTCGATATCTATACATATCTTCGCACGAAGGGCAAAATCAAAAAGCTGGCTCGTCAGAGCAAAGGCATTCTGGGTGACCAGCAGCTGGAAATCACAGCGTCGGAAATTCGTTGGAGCAATGATATGACTTCAGGGACGACGCAGTGGCAGGGATTGGAAAGCTTTCAGGAAACGAAGGCATATTATTTTATATTCATCAATAAAGCAAGCGCGCACATTATTCCGAAACGTTCTTTTCAAACAGAAGTCGAGGCAGCTGACTTTGCACGACAAGTAAGGACCTATATGCAGGCTGCCAAATAAAATAAGTGGGGAGTTAATCCATGAGCGAAATTACCGTATACCATTATGATGCCTTTGCATCCACACCGGGCAAGGGCAATCCGGCAGGGGTTGTATTCGGCGCAGATCACCTGAGCGAATCCGACATGCAGCTTATTGCGCACAACGTCGGTTTCAACGAGACGGTGTTTGTGCTGAGCTCGGATACAGCCGATCTTCGGTTGCGTTATTATACCCCAGGACATGAGATCAATCTGTGCGGCCATGCCACGATGGCTTCGCTGTTTGGTTTGAAAACGAGAGGGATGTTAAACGGCAAAACGTCGGTAGTCATCGAGACCAATGTAGGCAACCTGCCGATTCGTTTTGAGCAGGACGAGGAGACGCTGCGCATGGAAATGAAACAGGATCAGCCTCGCTTTTTGCCGTTTAACGGCGACATGGACAGGCTGGCGGCTTCCATGGGTCTCAGGGCAAGCGATATTGATCCGACGGCTCCAATCGTATATGGAAGCACCGGTACGTGGACGCTGCTGATTCCGATCCGCAGCCTGGAAGCATTCGATCGCATGAGGCCGGATAGTCAGCTTTTTCCCGACATTTTGCTTGAAAATCCCAGATCCTCCCTGCACCCGTTTTGTATGGAAGCCCATGATTCGTCGGCATTCATGCACGCCCGGCATTTCTCCTCTCCGTATTCGGGGACGGTGGAGGACCCTGTAACCGGAACGGCATCCGGAGTGATGGGAGCTTATTATCTGACCTATGTTCAACCCGGACAATCCCATGCCGAGTTTACAGTCGAACAGGGACAGGAGATCGGGCGGGATGGAAGAGTTGGAGTCAAAGCGCAAAAAACTGCGCAAGGCATGGAGATTTATATTCATGGAACGGCTGTTTTTGTGCGTGAGCTAGTCATTCAGTATTGATTTTCAGGTCACCTAAACGAGGTGAAATCCTAGACCCGAACGTAACGCGGAGGGAGAATTGACCATGTTAAAGATCGTGGATATCCGGCAGAGGCCGGAGCTGTTGCAGTCCGCTGTACAGTACTTCTGGAAACAGTGGGGAACGGAAACGAACCTTGACTTTTATCGGGACTGCATCGAACGGTCCATGGTAACCGACAGCGTGGTGCCGCGTTTCTATGTGCTGCTGGACGGAGAGCGGATCGTGGGCGGATATGCTTTGTTGCAGAGCGATTTGAACAGCAGGCAGGATTTATTTCCTTGGTTTGCATGCCTGCACGTCGATTCGGAATATCGCGGCCAAAATCTGGGCGGACAGCTGCTAAAGCACGGAGTGCAAGAGACGCATAAAATAGGGCTTGGCAAGCTGTATTTGTGCACCGACTTGATCGGGTATTACGAGAAGCAGGGTTGGAGCTATAACGGAAAAGGTTACCTGTTCAATGGGGATGAAGTACGAATCTATGAATATTCCATCTGAGCGAATAGGAGTGAGTGAGATCGAACAGACCATCCAAGCCGCCCGCTTATTGGCGGAAAACATCATCCGGAAAGCAGGCCAGGTGGCGCTGGATCAATTTGATCGCATTACCTGTCTGGTGGAGAAAGACGAGTTTGGCGACATCGTTACCGCCGTGGATCACGAAGCGGAGCAGCTTATTTGGGATGCGATCAGCAGCGCCTTTCCTACTCATGCCATCCACAGCGAGGAATGCGGTCACAATGGCATAACCAGCGACTGGCTCTGGATGGTCGATCCGCTGGACGGAACGAACAACTTTGCGATCGGATTGCCGTTATTTTCGGTTTCCATCACGCTGATGTATCAGGCTGAACCCCTGCTTGGCGTCATATATGAACCAATGGTTGATCGTTTATTCGTTGCGGTTCGCGGACAAGGGGCGTTCTGTAACGATAATCAGCTGTTAGTCAAAAAGAAACAGGAGATCCGCAAAGGTACTATTGGCTGGATTCAAGGACATGCAGTACAACATGAACAACGGGCCGTGAAGCTCCGCTATCATCTGGATGTTTCTTTTAAACGAATGATGCGTTTGTGGGCTCCAACCTTGCAATGGTGCATGTTAGCCAAAGGAAATATCGATGGCATCGTGCTCTACAACTCTGAAGGAGACGATCTGTATTCAGGCGTATTGATGGCTCAGGAAGCAGGCGCAATCGTCATGAATTTTCAGGGAAATGCGTTTAAAGGAAGAAACACCGAGCCTTATCTGATCGCCTGTCATCCCGAGCATCGCGATTATTTTCTGAATACAGTCAGGGAGGGTCTGGAAAATGATCACGGAACTTAATCCGCATGAGTTCGGGAAGGTGAGGCATCTCGTTGATTCAAGCGGGGGCGCCGAAGTTAGAGCAGTTGCTGATTGCATAAATCCAGGACGCATATATGTGAATGAAGAGCTAAACGGAGCCTTGTTCTGGATTGAAGGTCAAGGTGGATTTCAACTCATTGGTGATTTTTGGCGCGGGACGCTGCTGGTTGAGTTGGAAACATTCATGCGAGAAACGATTGAGCCGGAGATGCGAAGACTCGGTAAGGACTGCATCGAGATTGCCATGGCGAACGAGCGTGGGGAGAAAGCCTTTCGTCAAGCCATGGTTCATCGAGAGACTTTTTCCGATGTCCAGTATGTATTCGGTTTTCTTGGGAAGCGTGAGCAGAGGGCTGTGGCGCTTGCTCATCCTATGCCGAACGTTTCTAATGGTCCAGATGAAACGGTAAGCGTCGTCAGAATAAGTCGTGAACTTTTGGAAGATGAGAGCTATGGGAACCGCGAATTTCTGGCGGGGAAAATCCTTCAGTTTTGGCATTCTGGCGAAGCTTTTTTCCAACATGGGTTGGGGTACGCTGTAGTGCAGCATCACCAAATCGCCAGTGTGTGCTTCTCGGCGTTCGTGGCTGGACGCATCCATGCCATCGATATTGAAACCATGGAGCTATATCGTTATAAAAGGTATGCTTCATTGGCTGCAAAAGTCTATATCAATGAATGTATAAGAAGAGAAATAGAACCTTACTGGGATTGTTCCCCTGATAATGAAGGATCGATCCGTCTTGCCAAGGGGCTTGGAATGTCTTTGAATTTCGACTACCGGATTTGTTGGTATTCGATATCTAAATAGAGAAACCATGGAGGATAGCGATATGAACGAAGCCTTGCTGGCGGAGATGCAGTTTTTGATCGAAATCGACAAGTTGAAAACGATTGAACGGAAAACAAGGATCATGCATGGGGACAGGCTGGAAAACGATGCAGAGCATTCTTGGCACCTGGCCATGATGGCACTGATTTTGCATCGGCATGCAAACCATGATATCGATCTGTTGAAAGTGTTCAAAATGCTGCTCGTCCACGATCTGGTTGAAATTGATGCCGGGGATACGTTTGCTTATGATCTGAAAGGGCATGAAGACAAGCACGAACGTGAATTGCAGGCAGCACGCCGACTGTTTGGTATGCTGCCACCGGAACAAGCGGATGAGTTGATGGGGTTATGGGTGGAATTTGAGGCCAAAGAGACACAGGAAGCGCAATTCGCGGCATCCTTGGACCGGTTGCAGCCGCTCATACATAATTACCGAAACGAAGGCGATACATGGCAGAAATATGGCATTACAAGCGAACAGGTTACGAATCGAAACCGGGAGATCGAGAATGGCTCCGAAGCGCTATGGGGCTATGCTCAGGAGCTTATTCGCAGTGCAGTAGAACGGGGAATTCTGAGGTCGGAGTACGAACAACAGAACCACTGAGGAGGAGACTATGGGATACATTATGGAGCTTCGGGAAAAGGTTGGGTCTCGTCCACTGATTATGGCCGGTGCGAGCGTGCTCGTTTTCAATGAACTTGGCCATTTGTTGTTGCAAAAGCGTGCAGACAGCCTGGATTGGGGCACGATCGGAGGTTCATTGGAACCGGGCGAATCTCTGGAAGAAGCGGCGCACAGGGAGCTTTGGGAAGAAAGCGGTTTAAAGGCGAACACTCTGCAGCTGATCACCGTTATATCGGGAGCGGATGCGTATTACCAATATCCCAACGGCGATGAAGTCTACAACGTTACGGCCGTCTTTAAAGCGATTGGCATCGAAGGCACCCCTGTCCTGATGGACGATGAGGGATTGGAGCTCCGCTATTTTGATTTGAACGAACCTATTCCGAATCTTAACTCCTATGCAGCACATGTACTAAGCGAATCGGGATTCCTTCAGAACGTGCAAAAGGAGGGAGCAAAGGTATGACGCAGGATTTCTATTGCGAAGAAGTTCTTAAGAAATCTCGCACAATATTATCATTTTTCTCTCAGTGAATTGCTCATTCGTCGCCGGTATAATTGGGCTATACTTCCAATAAAGTGAGGATGAGCATGATGGATGCTTTTCTGGAACAGATTAATGAGTTGAATGAGCTGCAAAAGGAACTGGTGCAGATTCATCCGTTGTTTACGAATCACTATCCGATCGTTGTGGCCAATGAAATGTTATTATACATGTATGATTATTCGCCTGAGAAACAGCAGTACGAGTGGGTCAAAACGGTACCGGATGACCTGAATATTCCCGAAGGATGTTTGGCGGCAATGCCGGTTCATCATTTGAATGAACGTACGTGCGCGATCGTCACCGATGAGGCTTTTCAGAGCTTTGAGATGAAAATATATTTGTTCCATGAGTTCGTGCATTGCTACGTTCACGAGCATTATGAACACATCGGAGACCGGGTTGAAATCAAACGCACCATGGAGAAAAGAAGGCGAGTAACGTGGGAGCTTGATTACGAGTTCCCATATGACGATGAAACCATCGTGCAGCGAATCGGGATCCTGCAGGATGCCCTGAAAGATCAAAAGTTGGATCGCATTCGTCAGGCCAGACAAGCCTTGTTCCAGGCATTAAGCGAGGAAGCGGGCGAATACTGGTGCTGGCTGGAGTGGAACGAAGGTTATGCCAGATATATCGAGAACCGGATTCGCAGCCGTTTCGGCCTGGCCCTTAACCATTTGGGAGAAGATGCGCCGTATAATCGTCTTCTTTTCTATGAATGCGGCTCTGAATACATTCGCTTGCTGATCGAAGGCCATTCAGAACTCCATACCGACCTTGAGCAGCTATTCGACATCCTTCAATCCGAACGATTGGAGCAGCTTCAAACGCATTAACATGTGAATGAAGGATCGTGCCTTAACGAAAAAGGGGGATAAGAATATGCCTTTGCCGATGGTTCATCTGAATATCGCTTCATTACTGGCCAACAAGTGGCATGTCGGTGAGCACCAAGGAGCGTTCTATCTGGGGAATATCGCGCCCGATTCGATCCATATGCGGGATGGAGCGACGCGCGAAGACAAACGGCATACGCATTTTGAGCCCAAGACCGAGGGCGATTACATGGCAAGGCTGCAGGAGCGTTATTCAACGCTTGTCGAGCAAACCAATGACGAAGGGCGAAAGTGGTTTGTGCGTGGTTATTTCATGCATGTGCTGACAGACTACATATGGTTTCGGAGCGTACATCCGCAATTCGTGAAAGAAGTCACCGGCCTGGAGCGGGATGAGGGGATGAAGCAGGCACGGGACCAGTTGAACCGCTTATATTATCAGGAAACGGATCAGGTTGACTTCGACCTGTATCAGCAGGCGGAGTGGAGTTCCGAAGTGTGGCAGTGGCTTGGCCGGACCCGTGGCTACGACATGCAGGATCTCCTGATAGCCGACGAGATGGAGCGCTGGCGGGATCGCACATTATCCTTTTTGAAGGAAGGATCGCAGCAACCCGGCATTGTTCCGCAGTACATTACGGCCGAAATCGTTGAACGATTTGTGTCCGAAACGGCGAAGCGGCTTCAAGCCGTGCTTCAGGCGTGGGATGCCCGAATCCCTCTCTTAGAACAGACATCCTAGAATGATTGAACAGAAAGAGTGAGACGACATGACAGAACAGATTGTGATCCAAAAGCTGGCGCCTTCCGACGTTGAGGGAGCGCATCAAGTATTCGAAGCCTCCATCACAAGGGCGTTTGCGCAGGAGGGGCTGGGTTCGCTGCAGGACGATATCCGCCATGAGATCGAACAGAAAAAGGAGCTTCTTCAGGCTGCATTGCAGCAATGGAATGTGCCGGAGGCAAACGTGTTTTTCCTGCTGGCCAAGCATGAGGGGCGCGTGGTCGGCACGATATCGTATGGGCCTTGCGGCGAGGAAATCCGGATCTGCACGGATCAGCGAATTACGGAGATGGGCGAGCTCGGCAGTTTATACATTTTACCGGAGTTTCAGGGGCGGGGGATCGCTTCGAAATTAATTCGGGCGCTGGCGAGCGAGTTGGACCGCCAAGGAATCCGCCAATTTTGTCTGGATAGCGGATATGGGATTGCCCAGCAGAAATGGCGGCGCAAATTCGGTGAACCGTATGCCGTCGCCGAGGACTTCTGGGGAGAGGGAGTCCATCACATGGTGTGGCTGTGCAATGTGAAGGATTATGCGGTAAAATAAAAATTCCGGAAGATGACGATCTGTATGATGCAGGGGTCATCTTTTTTGTTAACGAACCATATGAAAGGAGTGTTGTATGCCATGCAGTGGAACCTGCCGGAGCAGCGGTTATCTCCGGATGCGGTCAACATATGGAGAACGAGCGCGTACATAAGCAATGGAATTGGATTCATCATTCTCGCCGCATTGCTGGCATTGGATCACGTTTTTGACTGGTGGACATGGATAGGTTGGGTGTTGTGGATCATTGCAGGGCTCTCAGTACTGTATGCGGTTTGGGAAATATGGATTCATCCTTCATTATTGTACCGGTATTGGCGTTACGACGTGAGTGAAGAGTTCCTGCAGTTGAAGCATGGAGCCTGGAAAAGGGTACACCAAATTATCCCGATGGCCAAAATCCAGTCGGTCACGACGGAGCAAGGACCTTTGCTGCGCAGATACGGATTGTATTCCGTCTCGGTCGGCACCATGGGTGCGTCCCACCGCATTCCGGCTTTGTCGGAGGACGTGGCGGTGGCGCTTCGGCAGCAGATCGCTTCCTATGCAAAGATCAACGAGGTGGACGAGTGATGGAGAAGAAACGACATCATCCGCTCAGCATCGTATGGGGAATGTGGAAGCTTGCGAGAAACAGCGCTGCGTTTGTGATCTATTTGTTTGTTGTCCGTTACGATACCGAAGCGAAATGGGTTACGTACGGGCGATGGATTTTCTATGCTGCCATGGTCATCGGCGTTGTTTCGGTGATCTGGAAATGGTATGCCGAGCGTTATGAAACGGACCGGGCGGCATTTCACGCCTATGAAGGCGTGTTTAACCGAAAGAAACGTACGATCCCTTATACGAAAATCCAGAATGTGCATCGGCATACGTCCTTGTTCCATCGTTTGTTTGGGGTGACGTCCATCCGTTTCGAGACAGGCACCAAGGGAGATGAAGCTGCGTTTCATGTTCCGGTGCTGACGTTGGCTGAAGCTGGGCGATTGGAACAATGTGTGGTGGGGGCAACGTCCAACGCTGCTGCCGCAAATGCAACGTTCATGAACGCTTCGGCTGCAGGTGAGGATGCGCAAAGCAATCTGGCGGTAAATCACGTGGAGGAAAACGAGACCGCACATTTTTTGAAGCAAACGGAGCAAGCCAAACGAGCTATTCACTTTGAATCCACGCGCCGGGATACGGTGAGAGCTTCTTTTACGTCACTCAGCTTCCTGGTGCTGATCCCCATTCTGGGTTCGTTGTATTCAGGCATTCAGGATTTTTTCCCGGATGAAACCGTGACGCGAAGCTTTTTGCTGACTTGGCTGGATCAATGGTGGACGGCTGCCATTCTTATCGTGGTGCTGATCATCATAGCCATGCTGGCGGGCATGGTGCATACCTTTATAAAGTATGGGAATTACCGGATTACATCCGATGATTCACGGATTTATATCACCAAAGGCATGCTGGAGCAATCGGCATTCTCGATTCAGAAGCAGCGCGTACAGGCGGTGAAGATCACGCGAAGTCCGATGAAACGGTTGCTTGGCTTGGCCGAAGTGGAGTTGGTCACGGCGGGCGGCGTTGGTGAAGATGAGCAGGAGGTAAACTCGCTATATCCATTTTTGCCGGTGAAACAGGCTTATGCCATCATATCAGAGATTTTGCCATCGTATGAAGTCAGTGAAGACATGCAGAGGCTTCCAACCAAATCGCTATGGTTACGTTTGCTTGCGCCCAGCTGGATATGGCCGATTGCTACAGGGGCACTCTGGTATTTCAAACCGGTGTGGTTGGGTCAGGAAGGTGCGTGGTGGATGGTGTCGGCCCTGCTGCTGGTGTTGATCGTGACAGGGCGGGTCGTGGAATTTTTCCATACCCGTTATGTATTGAACCGGAACTTCATCCAATTGCGAACAGGGGCCTTCACTTCGACGTTGTTCATCTCCAAGCGGGAAAAAGTGATCGAAGCGCGCATTACGCAAAACGGGCTGCAGCGCTGGTTCGGGGTGGCATCCATTCAGACGGTGAATCGTGCCAAACCGGTGGTTCATCAGGCCGTTAAGGACGTCCCGTCCAATATGGCGGAGGCATTCCGACTTTGGTACGTGGAGCGGACACGAGACGTGCAGACTCGTTAAGCTTTATAACAAACAGGTGCAGAAGCAACGCCGGTTGGCGCTGTTTATGCACCTGTTTTTTCAATGAAGCCGCCTAGAAGTTATGGCACCGCATTAAATGTTTCATTCGGACCATTATCATTTTCATTCATATACGTTCCGTTTTTAGTAATCGGATAGGTAAATCTGCCCGTGATGCTCATCTCCGCCTGCACTTCCCCGGTAATAACCTCCCAACCACCAACATACGGATAGGTCTTCAGCGTGGCTTTTTGAGAAAGATAGGGCGTAACTTCGAAAATGACATGGGACGACTTATCTACCCGAATTCCGTCCCCATGCATTTCGGCGACAGTCACAATGGAATGGCAGGAACTTGTTGCGAACCTCGCTTTATAGCTGCGGGAAATGTGCTTGGCTGGTGTGGGTCAACCGGCAGCAGCACCGGGAACCATCTGTTAACGTACAATTTTTCCGGCAGTCTGGTACTTATGCGAGCACTTTGCCCAAGGGATTTTCAAAATTAAAAAACTATCCAGCCGTAATGATGCGCTGATTGGCAGATCTGCCCCGGCGCTCCACGGCTTCTTCGTAATCTTCAATCAACTTGTCAAAAATCTGCTCCCAAGAACGCTGCTCCGCCAAACGTCTGCCTTCAAGACCCATGCTCCGCAGCGCTTCTTCGTTTGCTCCCCAATATGAAATCTCCCGAACCAATGCCTGCCCGTCGCCAGGTTCGAACAGGATGCCATTTCGGTGTTGTGTTACGAGGTTTTTGACTCCACCTGCGTTGGCAACCATGGCAGGCAGGCCGGAAGCCATGGCTTCCAGCACGACATTGCCGAATGTTTCGGTAGGGGAAGGAAATACGAACA contains the following coding sequences:
- a CDS encoding HAD family hydrolase encodes the protein MDAIFLDFYGTVVHEDDHILPSIYEQVRAAAGVDCTTHDIGSYWWQAFSRMFHDSHGSRFVSQRELNVRSLAETLRHFQADLQPRELNREQLAHWRRPGIFADSIPFLKAVPLPVYFLSNIDTDDIMASMAHHGLNSGGVITSEDVRAYKPRPEMFQEALARYGLQPERVIHVGDSLVSDVYGAQSVGIRAVWLNRNSRPLKGDCIPDNECSDLMQVLDLL
- a CDS encoding YcxB family protein, which gives rise to MEQQDNTIRIHITEEDYWHLNKTAILKMYGIGMLIAVVALPILMTVIFMQMGRSLTYSIIASLLLSAFVDIYTYLRTKGKIKKLARQSKGILGDQQLEITASEIRWSNDMTSGTTQWQGLESFQETKAYYFIFINKASAHIIPKRSFQTEVEAADFARQVRTYMQAAK
- a CDS encoding PhzF family phenazine biosynthesis isomerase; this encodes MSEITVYHYDAFASTPGKGNPAGVVFGADHLSESDMQLIAHNVGFNETVFVLSSDTADLRLRYYTPGHEINLCGHATMASLFGLKTRGMLNGKTSVVIETNVGNLPIRFEQDEETLRMEMKQDQPRFLPFNGDMDRLAASMGLRASDIDPTAPIVYGSTGTWTLLIPIRSLEAFDRMRPDSQLFPDILLENPRSSLHPFCMEAHDSSAFMHARHFSSPYSGTVEDPVTGTASGVMGAYYLTYVQPGQSHAEFTVEQGQEIGRDGRVGVKAQKTAQGMEIYIHGTAVFVRELVIQY
- a CDS encoding GNAT family N-acetyltransferase — translated: MLKIVDIRQRPELLQSAVQYFWKQWGTETNLDFYRDCIERSMVTDSVVPRFYVLLDGERIVGGYALLQSDLNSRQDLFPWFACLHVDSEYRGQNLGGQLLKHGVQETHKIGLGKLYLCTDLIGYYEKQGWSYNGKGYLFNGDEVRIYEYSI
- a CDS encoding inositol monophosphatase family protein, yielding MNIPSERIGVSEIEQTIQAARLLAENIIRKAGQVALDQFDRITCLVEKDEFGDIVTAVDHEAEQLIWDAISSAFPTHAIHSEECGHNGITSDWLWMVDPLDGTNNFAIGLPLFSVSITLMYQAEPLLGVIYEPMVDRLFVAVRGQGAFCNDNQLLVKKKQEIRKGTIGWIQGHAVQHEQRAVKLRYHLDVSFKRMMRLWAPTLQWCMLAKGNIDGIVLYNSEGDDLYSGVLMAQEAGAIVMNFQGNAFKGRNTEPYLIACHPEHRDYFLNTVREGLENDHGT
- a CDS encoding GNAT family N-acetyltransferase: MITELNPHEFGKVRHLVDSSGGAEVRAVADCINPGRIYVNEELNGALFWIEGQGGFQLIGDFWRGTLLVELETFMRETIEPEMRRLGKDCIEIAMANERGEKAFRQAMVHRETFSDVQYVFGFLGKREQRAVALAHPMPNVSNGPDETVSVVRISRELLEDESYGNREFLAGKILQFWHSGEAFFQHGLGYAVVQHHQIASVCFSAFVAGRIHAIDIETMELYRYKRYASLAAKVYINECIRREIEPYWDCSPDNEGSIRLAKGLGMSLNFDYRICWYSISK
- a CDS encoding HD domain-containing protein, which codes for MNEALLAEMQFLIEIDKLKTIERKTRIMHGDRLENDAEHSWHLAMMALILHRHANHDIDLLKVFKMLLVHDLVEIDAGDTFAYDLKGHEDKHERELQAARRLFGMLPPEQADELMGLWVEFEAKETQEAQFAASLDRLQPLIHNYRNEGDTWQKYGITSEQVTNRNREIENGSEALWGYAQELIRSAVERGILRSEYEQQNH
- a CDS encoding NUDIX hydrolase, with protein sequence MGYIMELREKVGSRPLIMAGASVLVFNELGHLLLQKRADSLDWGTIGGSLEPGESLEEAAHRELWEESGLKANTLQLITVISGADAYYQYPNGDEVYNVTAVFKAIGIEGTPVLMDDEGLELRYFDLNEPIPNLNSYAAHVLSESGFLQNVQKEGAKV
- a CDS encoding zinc dependent phospholipase C family protein; protein product: MPLPMVHLNIASLLANKWHVGEHQGAFYLGNIAPDSIHMRDGATREDKRHTHFEPKTEGDYMARLQERYSTLVEQTNDEGRKWFVRGYFMHVLTDYIWFRSVHPQFVKEVTGLERDEGMKQARDQLNRLYYQETDQVDFDLYQQAEWSSEVWQWLGRTRGYDMQDLLIADEMERWRDRTLSFLKEGSQQPGIVPQYITAEIVERFVSETAKRLQAVLQAWDARIPLLEQTS
- a CDS encoding GNAT family N-acetyltransferase, which translates into the protein MTEQIVIQKLAPSDVEGAHQVFEASITRAFAQEGLGSLQDDIRHEIEQKKELLQAALQQWNVPEANVFFLLAKHEGRVVGTISYGPCGEEIRICTDQRITEMGELGSLYILPEFQGRGIASKLIRALASELDRQGIRQFCLDSGYGIAQQKWRRKFGEPYAVAEDFWGEGVHHMVWLCNVKDYAVK
- a CDS encoding PH domain-containing protein, whose amino-acid sequence is MLTNHMKGVLYAMQWNLPEQRLSPDAVNIWRTSAYISNGIGFIILAALLALDHVFDWWTWIGWVLWIIAGLSVLYAVWEIWIHPSLLYRYWRYDVSEEFLQLKHGAWKRVHQIIPMAKIQSVTTEQGPLLRRYGLYSVSVGTMGASHRIPALSEDVAVALRQQIASYAKINEVDE
- a CDS encoding PH domain-containing protein; amino-acid sequence: MEKKRHHPLSIVWGMWKLARNSAAFVIYLFVVRYDTEAKWVTYGRWIFYAAMVIGVVSVIWKWYAERYETDRAAFHAYEGVFNRKKRTIPYTKIQNVHRHTSLFHRLFGVTSIRFETGTKGDEAAFHVPVLTLAEAGRLEQCVVGATSNAAAANATFMNASAAGEDAQSNLAVNHVEENETAHFLKQTEQAKRAIHFESTRRDTVRASFTSLSFLVLIPILGSLYSGIQDFFPDETVTRSFLLTWLDQWWTAAILIVVLIIIAMLAGMVHTFIKYGNYRITSDDSRIYITKGMLEQSAFSIQKQRVQAVKITRSPMKRLLGLAEVELVTAGGVGEDEQEVNSLYPFLPVKQAYAIISEILPSYEVSEDMQRLPTKSLWLRLLAPSWIWPIATGALWYFKPVWLGQEGAWWMVSALLLVLIVTGRVVEFFHTRYVLNRNFIQLRTGAFTSTLFISKREKVIEARITQNGLQRWFGVASIQTVNRAKPVVHQAVKDVPSNMAEAFRLWYVERTRDVQTR